The proteins below are encoded in one region of Triticum aestivum cultivar Chinese Spring chromosome 1B, IWGSC CS RefSeq v2.1, whole genome shotgun sequence:
- the LOC123082057 gene encoding protein RADIALIS-like 3 yields the protein MSSGSSSRSTSPSSDLEWSKKDNKMFEEALAYYGVSAPNLWEKVASAMGGTKSAEEVRRHFQILVDDVNNIKHGRIPFPKYKNHGF from the coding sequence ATGTCTTCCGGGTCGTCGTCTCGGAGCACCTCCCCGAGCTCCGACTTGGAGTGGAGCAAGAAGGACAACAAGATGTTCGAGGAGGCGCTCGCCTACTACGGCGTGAGCGCCCCCAACCTCTGGGAGAAGGTGGCCAGCGCCATGGGGGGCACCAAGTCCGCCGAGGAGGTGCGCCGCCACTTCCAGATCCTCGTCGACGACGTCAACAACATCAAGCATGGCCGCATCCCCTTCCCCAAGTACAAGAACCACGGATTCTAG